A single region of the Salvia miltiorrhiza cultivar Shanhuang (shh) chromosome 8, IMPLAD_Smil_shh, whole genome shotgun sequence genome encodes:
- the LOC130998629 gene encoding uncharacterized protein LOC130998629, whose amino-acid sequence MTVTPLLNILSAKPLTGPNFLEWKRNLGFVLDAKEYKFVLTTPAPANLTARSSEEQREVHKRWHRANSMAKTYMMTTMSSALQLYHQSKEIAAAIMKNLEELFGESDRSIRFELMRKLMSSKMTEGSSYVLGGSIAYDTKVDMILHTLSKSYENFHLNAVMGKKKFTLNELLNELVTAEGVMGKRPQALATDKGPSFALKGWKKQKGLYGKKGQAKSGCNKLGTSVGVGERKMLQVSASRTLEI is encoded by the exons atgactGTTACTCCGttgttgaatattttatctGCTAAGCCGCTTACCGGTCCAAATTTTTTGGAATGGAAGCGCAATTTGGGATTTGTCCTAGACGCGAAAgagtataagtttgtgcttactactccagcTCCTGCGAACCTAACTGCTCGGTCTTCCGAGGAGCAAAGGGAGGTTCACAAGCGGTGGCATAGGGCGAATAGTATGGCGAAAACCTACATGATGACCACTATGTCTTCCGCGTTGCAGCTGTATCATCAATCAAAGGAGATTGCAGCTGCAATAATGAAAAACCTCGAGGAGCTCTTTGGGGAATCGGACCGGTCAATCCGTTTTGAACTTatgaggaaactcatgtcttcaaagatgACGGAGGGTTCTTCCT ATGTGCTTGGTGGAAGTATCGCGTATGATACTAAGGTTGATATGATCCTCCACACTCTGTCCAAATCCTATGAGAACTTTCATCTCAATGCAGTCatgggcaagaaaaagttcactTTAAATGAACTGCTCAATGAGTTGGTTACAGCCGAGGGGGTTATGGGAAAGAGACCACAAGCTCTGGCTACTGATAAAGGTCCTAGCTTTGCACTGAAAGGTTGGAAGAAGCAGAAAGGGCTCTATGGCAAGAAAGGCCAAGCAAAAAGTGGGTGCAATAAGCTAGGCACGTCTGTAGGCGTAGGGGAAAGAAAAATGCTTCAAGTGTCAGCAAGTAGGACATTGGAAATCTGA
- the LOC130998630 gene encoding uncharacterized protein At2g29880-like yields MKFNSGFGYDNNAKKFTVSDEVWEAYCQAHPKDAYLRLGNCLDYYELGIVVGNGVAVGKNSIELGCATDARTLGVDENRAPHIEELNYDAENEAFVGLAQDDPPSSRSKSPLVFPEVPDVSTQK; encoded by the exons ATGAAGTTTAACTCTGGTTTTGGCTATGACAACAATGCTAAAAAGTTCACGGTCTCAGATGAAGTATGGGAGGCGTACTGTCAG GCTCACCCAAAAGATGCATACTTGCGCTTGGGGAATTGTCTGGATTATTATGAGTTGGGAATTGTTGTTGGGAATGGTGTGGCTGTAGGAAAAAACTCAATTGAATTGGGTTGTGCTACTGATGCTAGGACATTAGGAGTTGATGAAAATAGAGCTCCGCACATAGAAGAATTGAATTATGATGCTGAAAATGAGGCGTTTGTAGGACTAGCTCAAGATGATCCACCATCATCTCGATCCAAATCACCTTTAGTATTCCCTGAGGTGCCTGACGTCTCCACTCAGAAATGA
- the LOC130998903 gene encoding protein BRI1-5 ENHANCED 1-like: protein MEKSVQVCVTGGAGYIASFLIKHLLERGYTVHATLRSLSHASKVGLLKGLDHAETRLKLFEGDIYNPTEFAAAIHGCEFVFHVATPLQHDGGQYKSTSEAAVAAVKIIAESCLKSKTVKKLIYTASVVAASPSKSDASGYEDTMDESCWTPLDLSYEMFSDYINSKTLAEKEILSYNGLGIEVVSLACGLVGGETIQSFLSVSMSTLISQALSDGTFYKGLRALEDLDSKVPIAHIQDVIDAHIFAMENSDMNGRFLVASDFLKSVEIASLIMKHYPDITILPGFIEDTKRETKWSSKKLEELGFHYKFDADKIIYDSIACAKRLGAI, encoded by the exons ATGGAGAAGAGTGTGCAGGTGTGTGTAACTGGAGGTGCTGGTTATATTGCCTCTTTTCTCATCAAGCATCTTTTAGAGAGAGGCTACACTGTTCATGCAACTCTTCGAAGTTTGA GCCATGCTTCAAAAGTGGGATTATTGAAAGGGCTTGATCATGCAGAAACAAGATTGAAACTGTTTGAAGGTGATATATATAATCCTACTGAATTTGCAGCTGCTATTCATGGCTGTGAGTTTGTGTTTCACGTAGCTACGCCATTGCAGCACGACGGCGGCCAg TACAAGAGTACTAGTGAGGCAGCAGTGGCTGCGGTGAAGATCATAGCTGAAAGTTGCCTCAAATCCAAGACGGTGAAGAAGCTCATCTACACCGCCTCCGTGGTGGCGGCGTCGCCCTCAAAAAGCGACGCCTCCGGCTACGAAGATACCATGGACGAGTCTTGTTGGACCCCTCTCGATCTCTCCTATGAAATGTTCTCC GACTATATAAACTCGAAGACATTAGCAGAGAAAGAGATCCTGAGCTATAACGGTCTTGGGATAGAAGTGGTGAGCCTCGCCTGTGGGCTCGTCGGAGGTGAAACGATCCAATCTTTCCTCTCCGTCAGCATGTCAACCTTAATCTCACAGGCATTGAGTGATGGAACATTTTACAAAGGTTTGAGAGCATTGGAAGATTTGGATTCGAAGGTTCCAATTGCACACATACAGGATGTAATCGATGCACATATTTTTGCAATGGAGAATTCAGACATGAATGGAAGATTTCTTGTTGCTAGTGATTTCTTGAAATCAGTTGAGATTGCATCTCTCATTATGAAACATTATCCAGACATAACCATTCTCCCAGG GTTTATTGAAGACACCAAGAGAGAAACAAAGTGGAGTTCAAAAAAGCTGGAGGAATTGGGATTTCACTACAAATTTGATGCCGATAAGATTATATATGATAGCATTGCTTGTGCCAAGAGATTGGGTGCAATATAA